From a region of the Oncorhynchus tshawytscha isolate Ot180627B linkage group LG14, Otsh_v2.0, whole genome shotgun sequence genome:
- the LOC112266603 gene encoding A disintegrin and metalloproteinase with thrombospondin motifs 1, with amino-acid sequence MMSFVCVSFSLITALCVRAAHGTWEESTVVPVRLDPVRPERDAEQGRTLSVEEREKESEMRVYRLDVFGKRVVLKLEPDQTFLAPGFVFHVVGSPESQAQRESDSSAAETQCFFSGTVNGEEDSAAALNLCHGLRGGFYLQGEEYFIHPNKSSDAQPMDGDLHLIRRRGREYFAEESSSKCGVNEEEDRLPENRETKVNHGTTNPDHPAHHQRSKRFVSTPRFVEIMIVADQSMAEFHGASLKPYLLTIMAVASRLYRHPTIRNSISLAVVKLLVVYEEESGPQVSSNAALTLRNFCQWQRQHNPPSDRHPEHYDTAVLFTRTDLCGAHSCDTLGMADVGTVCDPERSCSIIEDDGLQAAFTVAHELGHVFNMPHDDSKQCASVNGDHWGSHMMASTLSNLDQLQPWSPCSALMVTTFMDNGHGQCLLDKPHKPQPLPAMLPGNVYDANRQCRLTFGEESQHCPDLSTTCVALWCTVTTTNGLLVCQTKNFPWADGTLCGHDSFCLAGQCLSKTEAARHQTPVNGAWGVWGPWGDCSRTCNGGVQYSFRDCDSPLPKNGGKYCEGKRIQYRSCNTEICPESNGLSFREEQCLAHNDISAQVSFGSGEGVEWVPKYAGVSPKDRCKLVCLAKGTGYFFILKPKVADGTPCSPDSTSVCVQGQCVKAGCDRIIGSSRRFDKCSVCGGNGSTCKKVLGALERARPGYQNVVTIPAGATHLDVKQRAPGGGRHDNSYLAVLRQDGTYLLNGDYKLMTFETDIALKGALLRYSGSSASLERLRSFSPLPEALTIQVLSVGDSPRPRVKYSYFAPRPVLAPPSGGTVARRQSINAIRELGEAEWTLREWGPCSQSCGGGTQLREVLCLDPQGRPSRECPEELRPLASCPCASDPCPSWFLGEWSVCSKSCGRGFRKRPLRCVGHNGRTLAHESCDHKDRPRPLLDLCNQSTC; translated from the exons ATGATGTCGTTCGTTTGCGTCTCGTTCAGTTTGATTACGGCTCTGTGCGTGAGAGCGGCGCACGGCACATGGGAGGAAAGTACAGTTGTACCGGTCAGACTCGACCCGGTTCGGCCCGAGAGGGATGCCGAGCAGGGCCGGACCCTTTCAGTAGAGGAGCGAGAAAAGGAGTCGGAGATGCGAGTCTACCGGTTAGACGTATTTGGCAAACGGGTGGTCTTGAAGCTAGAGCCGGATCAGACCTTCCTGGCACCTGGGTTTGTGTTCCATGTGGTGGGAAGCCCCGAGTCGCAGGCGCAGCGGGAATCTGACAGCAGCGCAGCCGAGACTCAGTGCTTCTTCTCGGGCACGGTTAACGGGGAGGAGGACTCCGCAGCTGCTCTCAACCTGTGTCACGGACTACGGGGCGGATTCTACCTCCAAGGTGAAGAGTACTTCATCCATCCCAATAAATCGAGTGATGCACAGCCTATGGATGGGGACCTCCACCTCATTCGCCGGAGAGGTCGGGAATATTTTGCAGAGGAGAGCAGCTCAAAGTGCGGGGTCAACGAGGAAGAGGACAGGTTGCCAGAGAATCGGGAGACAAAAGTAAACCATGGAACCACTAACCCCGACCACCCAG cCCACCACCAGAGGTCAAAGCGCTTCGTGTCCACGCCTCGCTTCGTGGAGATCATGATCGTGGCCGATCAGTCCATGGCCGAGTTCCACGGTGCCAGCCTCAAGCCCTACCTGCTGACCATCATGGCGGTGGCATCGCGCCTCTACCGCCACCCCACCATCCGCAACTCCATCAGCCTAGCCGTGGTTAAGCTCCTGGTGGTTTACGAGGAGGAGAGCGGCCCCCAGGTGTCGTCTAACGCTGCCCTGACCCTCCGCAACTTTTGCCAGTGGCAGCGGCAGCACAACCCGCCCAGCGACCGCCACCCAGAGCACTACGACACGGCCGTGCTCTTCACCCGAACG GACCTGTGCGGCGCCCACTCCTGTGACACACTAGGCATGGCGGATGTGGGCACGGTGTGCGATCCGGAGCGGAGCTGCTCCATCATCGAGGACGACGGGCTGCAGGCGGCATTCACTGTGGCACACGAACTCG GCCACGTGTTCAACATGCCCCACGACGATTCCAAGCAGTGTGCCAGCGTCAACGGTGACCATTGGGGCTCGCACATGATGGCGTCCACCCTGTCCAACCTGGACCAACTCCAGCCATGGTCGCCTTGCTCCGCCCTCATGGTCACCACCTTCATGGACAACGGACACGGCCAGTGCCTTTTGGACAAGCCCCACAAGCCCCAGCCGCTCCCTGCCATGCTACCCGGAAACGTGTACGACGCCAACCGCCAATGTCGCCTGACGTTCGGGGAGGAGTCACAGCACTGTCCCGACCTGAGTACCACATGTGTGGCACTCTGGTGCACAGTGACCACAACCAACGGACTTCTGGTCTGTCAGACCAAGAACTTCCCGTGGGCGGATGGGACGCTGTGTGGCCATGACAGCTTCTGCCTGGCAGGACAGTGTCTGAGCAAGACGGAGGCCGCTCGTCACCAG ACCCCAGTCAACGGTGCCTGGGGTGTATGGGGACCATGGGGAGACTGCTCCCGTACCTGCAACGGAGGGGTGCAGTACTCCTTCAGGGACTGTGATAGCCCCCTGCCCAAAAACGGGGGCAAGTACTGCGAGGGCAAGAGGATCCAATATCGCTCCTGTAACACAGAGATCTGCCCTGAGAGCAACG GTCTGTCGTTCCGCGAGGAGCAGTGTCTGGCCCACAACGATATTTCGGCACAGGTGTCGTTCGGTTCGGGAGAGGGCGTGGAGTGGGTTCCCAAATATGCCGGCGTCTCACCCAAAGACCGCTGCAAGCTGGTTTGCCTGGCCAAGGGCACGGGCTACTTCTTCATTCTGAAACCAAAG GTGGCTGATGGTACTCCCTGCAGCCCGGACTCCACCTCAGTGTGTGTGCAGGGTCAGTGTGTGAAGGCGGGCTGTGACCGAATCATCGGCTCCAGCCGTCGCTTCGACAAGTGCAGCGTGTGCGGAGGCAACGGCTCCACCTGCAAGAAAGTGTTGGGTGCCCTGGAGCGTGCCAG GCCTGGTTACCAGAACGTTGTGACCATCCCCGCTGGCGCCACTCACCTGGACGTGAAGCAACGTGCCCCCGGCGGGGGTCGCCATGACAACAGCTACCTGGCAGTGTTGCGCCAGGACGGCACCTACCTCCTGAACGGCGACTACAAGCTGATGACTTTCGAAACAGACATCGCCCTCAAGGGGGCGTTGCTACGATACAGCGGTAGCTCCGCCTCCCTGGAGCGTCTACGCAGCTTCTCGCCCCTTCCCGAGGCCCTGACCATCCAGGTGTTGTCTGTAGGCGACTCGCCCCGCCCCCGTGTCAAATACAGCTACTTTGCGCCAAGACCCGTTTTGGCGCCACCTAGTGGCGGAACGGTGGCACGCCGCCAGTCCATCAATGCCATCCGGGAGCTGGGGGAAGCTGAGTGGACCCTGCGGGAGTGGGGCCCATGCTCGCAGAGCTGTGGGGGCGGTACTCAACTGAGGGAGGTGCTGTGTCTGGATCCCCAGGGGCGGCCATCGCGGGAGTGCCCGGAAGAGCTGCGCCCGTTGGCTTCATGCCCCTGCGCCTCAGACCCCTGTCCTTCGTGGTTCCTGGGGGAGTGGTCGGTGTGCTCCAAGAGCTGTGGCCGTGGGTTCCGCAAGCGGCCGCTACGCTGCGTGGGACACAACGGGCGTACACTCGCCCACGAGAGCTGCGACCATAAAGACAGGCCTCGACCACTGCTGGACTTGTGCAACCAGAGCACCTGCTAA